One Neoarius graeffei isolate fNeoGra1 chromosome 16, fNeoGra1.pri, whole genome shotgun sequence DNA segment encodes these proteins:
- the LOC132900308 gene encoding nucleoside diphosphate kinase B: protein MAAKAERTFIAIKPDGVQRGLIGDIIKRFEQKGFRLVALKFLQASEELLKQHYIDLKDRPFYPGLVKYMSSGPVVAMVWEGLNVVKTGRVMLGETNPADSKPGTIRGDFCIEVGRNIIHGSDSVESANKEIALWFKPEELVCFKSCASDWIYE, encoded by the exons ATGGCTGCCAAGGCTGAACGCACCTTCATTGCCATCAAACCTGACGGAGTTCAGCGAGGACTCATCGGTGACATCATCAAACGCTTCGAGCAGAAAGGGTTCCGCCTCGTCGCCCTCAAGTTCCTGCAG GCGTCTGAGGAGCTGTTGAAGCAGCACTACATCGACCTGAAGGACCGCCCCTTTTACCCCGGCCTCGTCAAATACATGAGTTCTGGACCCGTCGTTGCCATG gtgtgggaGGGTCTGAACGTGGTGAAGACGGGCCGTGTGATGCTGGGGGAGACGAACCCGGCCGACTCCAAGCCCGGCACCATCAGAGGAGACTTCTGTATCGAAGTGGGCAG gAACATCATCCATGGCAGCGATTCTGTGGAAAGTGCTAATAAAGAGATCGCTCTGTGGTTTAAACCCGAGGAGCTCGTCTGCTTCAAGAGCTGCGCTTCCGATTGGATCTATGAGTGA